From the genome of Xiphophorus hellerii strain 12219 chromosome 11, Xiphophorus_hellerii-4.1, whole genome shotgun sequence, one region includes:
- the LOC116727892 gene encoding solute carrier family 22 member 5-like isoform X1 codes for MKDYEEIVAFLDQWGCFQKAVFLLLCASIIPNGFGAFNLVFLTDVPDHHCFIPDLNLSEEWRKSIIPKTVLNGKQELNRCSRYRLDVVQNLSDRGLIPGRDINLTDLEEERCVDGWSYSTDIYLSTVVTEFDLVCSDQWAQPFTTSVFFIGVLVGSFFSGQLSDRYGRKPILFATMAAQTIFTFAQVFSTSWTMFVILLFFNGLGQISNFVAALVLGAEVLTGNVRILYSSMGTCLGFSVGYILLPVVAYFLRDWKSLLMALSLPCLAYIPLWWLLPESPRWLLSRGRVKEAEAVIRKAARWNKVQTPTVIFETDSVNETKSDKKPSSVLDLFRNSSIRIITVILCLVYFAMTTGYFSLSFNTAQLHADPYMSCFIAAVVEIPAYVSSWIALRFLPRRLSVSGTLILGSLPLFILLLVPEDLFGVSLALEMVGKYAFTTGASLMFAYTTELYPTSLRNTATGTTTTVSRTGSCISPFLLSLDGYFSFLPYVTIGSLGAVTAFVALLLPETFKQPLPETLQQMHERQRTKCPCIQKTEASEPVVLPDSPL; via the exons ATGAAAGATTATGAGGAGATTGTTGCCTTTTTGGATCAGTGGGGATGTTTTCAAAAAGCCGTCTTTTTGTTGCTCTGTGCGAGCATTATCCCCAATGGATTTGGTGCTTTCAATCTTGTTTTTCTGACTGATGTACCAGATCATCACTGCTTCATACCGGACCTCAATCTCTCAGAGGAGTGGAGGAAAAGCATCATACCAAAAACA GTGCTAAATGGAAAACAGGAACTAAACAGATGCAGCAGATACAGACTGGATGTCGTCCAGAACCTCTCTGATCGAGGATTGATTCCTGGCAGAGACATCAACCTCACTGACCTGGAGGAGGAGCGATGTGTGGACGGCTGGAGCTACAGCACAGACATTTacctgtccactgtagtgacagAG TTTGACTTGGTGTGCAGTGACCAATGGGCGCAGCCGTTTACcacttcagttttctttattgGAGTTCTTGTTGGATCCTTCTTCTCGGGACAGCTGTCAGACAG GTATGGACGGAAGCCTATTCTATTTGCAACAATGGCTGCACAAACAATATTTACCTTTGCTCAAGTCTTTTCTACCTCATGGACCATGTTTGTCATTCTCCTCTTCTTCAATGGACTGGGACAAATATCCAACTTTGTTGCAGCTTTAGTTCTTG GTGCTGAGGTTTTGACTGGTAACGTACGTATCCTTTATTCATCTATGGGCACATGCTTAGGTTTTTCTGTTGGATACATACTGCTTCCTGTTGTCGCTTACTTTTTGAGGGACTGGAAATCTCTCCTCAtggctctctctctcccctgtCTGGCCTACATCCCCCTCTGGTG GCTTCTCCCAGAGTCTCCTCGATGGCTTCTCTCTCGAGGCAGAGTAAAGGAAGCCGAGGCTGTAATCAGAAAAGCTGCTCGATGGAACAAAGTTCAAACTCCAACGGTCATCTTTGAAACTGACAGT GTTAACGAGACAAAATCTGACAAGAAACCAAGCAGCGTGTTGGACCTTTTCAGGAACAGCAGCATCAGAATCATAACTGTCATCCTCTGCTTGGTGTA CTTCGCCATGACGACTGGCTACTTCAGCCTGTCGTTTAACACAGCTCAGCTCCACGCTGACCCCTACATGAGCTGCTTCATCGCTGCAGTAGTGGAGATCCCTGCATACGTATCCAGCTGGATCGCACTCAGATTCCTTCCCCGACGACTTTCTGTCTCTGGGACGTTGATCCTTGGATCTCTGCCGCTGTTCATATTACTACTGGTGCCTGAAG ATCTGTTTGGTGTTTCTCTTGCTCTGGAGATGGTGGGTAAATACGCTTTCACTACTGGGGCCTCCCTGATGTTCGCCTACACCACAGAGCTTTACCCAACATCCCTGAGGAACACCGCGACAGGGACaaccaccacagtttccaggacTGGAAGTTGCATCAGTCCTTTTCTGTTAAGTCTTG ATGGATACTTCAGCTTCTTGCCTTATGTAACTATTGGATCTCTGGGAGCTGTTACTGCCTTTGTTGCTCTTTTGCTTCCAGAGACTTTTAAGCAACCGCTGCCTGAAACCCTTCAACAAATGCATGAAAGACAAAG GACAAAATGTCCCTGCATCCAAAAAACTGAAGCCTCAGAACCAGTTGTGTTACCAGACAGTCCTCTGTGA
- the LOC116727892 gene encoding solute carrier family 22 member 5-like isoform X2 gives MKDYEEIVAFLDQWGCFQKAVFLLLCASIIPNGFGAFNLVFLTDVPDHHCFIPDLNLSEEWRKSIIPKTVLNGKQELNRCSRYRLDVVQNLSDRGLIPGRDINLTDLEEERCVDGWSYSTDIYLSTVVTEFDLVCSDQWAQPFTTSVFFIGVLVGSFFSGQLSDRYGRKPILFATMAAQTIFTFAQVFSTSWTMFVILLFFNGLGQISNFVAALVLGFSVGYILLPVVAYFLRDWKSLLMALSLPCLAYIPLWWLLPESPRWLLSRGRVKEAEAVIRKAARWNKVQTPTVIFETDSVNETKSDKKPSSVLDLFRNSSIRIITVILCLVYFAMTTGYFSLSFNTAQLHADPYMSCFIAAVVEIPAYVSSWIALRFLPRRLSVSGTLILGSLPLFILLLVPEDLFGVSLALEMVGKYAFTTGASLMFAYTTELYPTSLRNTATGTTTTVSRTGSCISPFLLSLDGYFSFLPYVTIGSLGAVTAFVALLLPETFKQPLPETLQQMHERQRTKCPCIQKTEASEPVVLPDSPL, from the exons ATGAAAGATTATGAGGAGATTGTTGCCTTTTTGGATCAGTGGGGATGTTTTCAAAAAGCCGTCTTTTTGTTGCTCTGTGCGAGCATTATCCCCAATGGATTTGGTGCTTTCAATCTTGTTTTTCTGACTGATGTACCAGATCATCACTGCTTCATACCGGACCTCAATCTCTCAGAGGAGTGGAGGAAAAGCATCATACCAAAAACA GTGCTAAATGGAAAACAGGAACTAAACAGATGCAGCAGATACAGACTGGATGTCGTCCAGAACCTCTCTGATCGAGGATTGATTCCTGGCAGAGACATCAACCTCACTGACCTGGAGGAGGAGCGATGTGTGGACGGCTGGAGCTACAGCACAGACATTTacctgtccactgtagtgacagAG TTTGACTTGGTGTGCAGTGACCAATGGGCGCAGCCGTTTACcacttcagttttctttattgGAGTTCTTGTTGGATCCTTCTTCTCGGGACAGCTGTCAGACAG GTATGGACGGAAGCCTATTCTATTTGCAACAATGGCTGCACAAACAATATTTACCTTTGCTCAAGTCTTTTCTACCTCATGGACCATGTTTGTCATTCTCCTCTTCTTCAATGGACTGGGACAAATATCCAACTTTGTTGCAGCTTTAGTTCTTG GTTTTTCTGTTGGATACATACTGCTTCCTGTTGTCGCTTACTTTTTGAGGGACTGGAAATCTCTCCTCAtggctctctctctcccctgtCTGGCCTACATCCCCCTCTGGTG GCTTCTCCCAGAGTCTCCTCGATGGCTTCTCTCTCGAGGCAGAGTAAAGGAAGCCGAGGCTGTAATCAGAAAAGCTGCTCGATGGAACAAAGTTCAAACTCCAACGGTCATCTTTGAAACTGACAGT GTTAACGAGACAAAATCTGACAAGAAACCAAGCAGCGTGTTGGACCTTTTCAGGAACAGCAGCATCAGAATCATAACTGTCATCCTCTGCTTGGTGTA CTTCGCCATGACGACTGGCTACTTCAGCCTGTCGTTTAACACAGCTCAGCTCCACGCTGACCCCTACATGAGCTGCTTCATCGCTGCAGTAGTGGAGATCCCTGCATACGTATCCAGCTGGATCGCACTCAGATTCCTTCCCCGACGACTTTCTGTCTCTGGGACGTTGATCCTTGGATCTCTGCCGCTGTTCATATTACTACTGGTGCCTGAAG ATCTGTTTGGTGTTTCTCTTGCTCTGGAGATGGTGGGTAAATACGCTTTCACTACTGGGGCCTCCCTGATGTTCGCCTACACCACAGAGCTTTACCCAACATCCCTGAGGAACACCGCGACAGGGACaaccaccacagtttccaggacTGGAAGTTGCATCAGTCCTTTTCTGTTAAGTCTTG ATGGATACTTCAGCTTCTTGCCTTATGTAACTATTGGATCTCTGGGAGCTGTTACTGCCTTTGTTGCTCTTTTGCTTCCAGAGACTTTTAAGCAACCGCTGCCTGAAACCCTTCAACAAATGCATGAAAGACAAAG GACAAAATGTCCCTGCATCCAAAAAACTGAAGCCTCAGAACCAGTTGTGTTACCAGACAGTCCTCTGTGA
- the LOC116727888 gene encoding solute carrier family 22 member 5-like: protein MPAATSDTSKITDYEAATSFLGEWGAFQQRTFFLLCLSFIPNGLTALSVVFLAGTPDHRCALPAHLNLSAAWRNSSIPLEEDAIRDGALVPSKCSRYKVEYLLNYSERGFLPGLDVNLSNVPKESCLDGWEFDHSVYTSTIVSEWNLVCDESWKKPLTSSLFFGGILAGSFVSGQLSDRFGRKMVMFGTIGLQVVTTLIQVFSSSWIMFVVLYFLIGVEQISNYLVAFVLGAEILGPQVRTFFSTAGVCLFFAVGYTLLPLFAFFVRDWRMLQVGFMLAGCVCLPLFWFIPESPRWLLSQGRVEEAEVIIRNAAKMNRIESPPVIFRPLKNEGRTEETRVHNICDLLRSPNIRWLSVTLWLVWNTLTIAYYALSLNTANLHGNPFINCFLSAVIEIPAYALSWVMFRWCSRRLSHFLALFAGGFFIFIIQFIPRHLVALSITFEMLGKFAVSTAFAVVYAYTAELYPTVLRNTAVGACSTASRIGSIIAPYFIYLRTYSVSLPYIVVGSLTALTSLLSLLLPESFGMPLPDTISQMQSFPGCCQKRPYVLTSTKEEENAAEEKSLARQL from the exons ATGCCCGCTGCAACTTCTGACACCAGCAAAATCACTGACTATGAGGCGGCGACATCTTTCCTCGGAGAATGGGGAGCTTTCCAGCAGCGGACgtttttcctcctctgcctGAGCTTCATCCCTAACGGACTCACTGCGCTGTCTGTGGTGTTTCTGGCCGGCACGCCGGATCACCGCTGCGCGCTGCCCGCGCACCTGAACCTCAGCGCCGCCTGGAGGAACAGCAGCATCCCGCTGGAGGAGGATGCGATCCGGGACGGCGCTTTGGTGCCCAGCAAGTGCTCCAGATACAAAGtggaatatttattaaattactCGGAGAGAGGCTTTCTGCCCGGATTGGACGTTAATCTGTCCAACGTGCCGAAAGAAAGCTGCCTGGACGGATGGGAGTTTGACCACAGCGTGTATACATCTACTATTGTCTCCGAG TGGAACCTGGTTTGTGATGAAAGCTGGAAGAAGCCTCTcacttcttctttgttttttggtggCATTCTTGCTGGCTCCTTCGTTTCAGGACAGCTCTCCGACAG ATTTGGGAGGAAAATGGTGATGTTTGGTACCATAGGACTACAAGTAGTCACAACACTGATTCAGGTTTTTTCTTCAAGCTGGATCATGTTTGTCGTCTTGTATTTTCTTATTGGAGTGGAACAAATTTCCAATTACTTGGTTGCATTTGTTCTAG GAGCAGAAATTTTAGGTCCGCAGGTCCGAACATTTTTCTCCACTGCTGGAGTGTGTCTTTTCTTCGCGGTGGGCTACACACTCCTACCCTTGTTCGCATTCTTTGTGAGAGACTGGAGGATGCTTCAGGTGGGCTTCATGTTGGCAGGCTGTGTTTGTTTGCCCCTCTTCTG GTTCATCCCAGAGTCTCCTCGCTGGTTGCTTTCCCAGGGTAGAGTCGAGGAAGCCGAGGTCATCATCCGGAACGCTGCCAAGATGAACAGGATTGAATCTCCACCCGTCATCTTTAGACCTCTAAAG AATGAAGGCAGGACTGAAGAGACGAGGGTGCACAACATCTGTGACCTTCTTCGCTCTCCAAACATCCGATGGCTCTCTGTCACACTGTGGCTGGTCTG GAACACCCTCACCATCGCCTACTACGCTCTTTCCCTGAACACGGCGAACCTCCATGGAAATCCGTTCATCAACTGTTTCCTGTCTGCTGTGATCGAGATCCCAGCCTACGCTTTGTCGTGGGTTATGTTCCGCTGGTGCTCCAGACGACTCAGCCATTTCTTAGCACTTTTTGCAGGAGGATTCTTTATATTCATCATACAGTTCATACCACGAC ACCTGGTTGCTCTGTCCATAACGTTTGAGATGTTGGGGAAGTTTGCGGTGTCCACTGCCTTTGCCGTTGTGTACGCCTACACAGCAGAGCTGTACCCCACTGTGCTGAGGAACACGGCTGTCGGCGCCTGCTCCACGGCCTCCAGAATTGGCAGCATTATTGCTCCATACTTCATTTACTTAC GAACCTACTCTGTGTCCCTGCCGTACATCGTAGTGGGAAGCCTCACAGCTTTGACTAGTCTGCTGAGTCTGCTTCTCCCTGAGAGCTTTGGGATGCCTCTGCCCGACACCATCAGCCAAATGCAAAGCTTTcctgg ATGTTGCCAGAAAAGACCTTACGTCCTCACCAGCACTAAAGAAGAGGAAAACGCTGCTGAAGAAAAGTCTCTAGCCAGACAGCTGTAA
- the LOC116728002 gene encoding sodium-dependent phosphate transport protein 2A-like: METQSLLPRVKKTALTLLKLPLLFLLLYIFICSLDILSSAFQLVGGRAAGEIFQKNAILSNPVAGVVVGILVTVLVQSSSTSTSIAVSLVSSGLLEVQSAIPIIMGANIGTSVTNTIVALMQAGHREEFERAFAGATVHDCFNWLSVLVLLPLEVVSGVLRHLSQAIVNILQLRRGDDAPELLKVLTKPLTKLVIQLDKSVLTALATDDQIQTNRSMVKRWCKSAVTKGNKTLWGAQNLSRKTYKCKHLFVDSSLSDLAIGLILLVCSLLVLCVSLLLLVKLLNSLLRGQLANVINKIINTDFPPPFTWVTGYLALLAGAGMTFVIQSSSVFTSAITPLIGVGVISIERAYPLTLGSNLGTTGTALLAALASRADKLAAATQVALCHFFFNLFGILLWYPIPATRLPIRLATALGKCTARYRWFAVLYLVLFFLLFPLVVFALSMAGWKVLTGIGVPVMILIISVILINLLQARRPEFLPPILQNWNFLPVWLTSLQPWDNLITRVTLWCGQTRGCLRRNDGPDASGRGEWKENADSPEPDESQINQTKQYNRSSWVLKLNEESRTKKSTRSLTSENNMPNYEKHTDFQNWSTKL; this comes from the exons ATGGAGACCCAGTCACTTCTTCCCCGAGTGAAAAAAACAGCACTTACTCTCCTAAAACTCCCCctcctctttctgctgctctACATCTTTATTTGCTCACTTGACATTTTGAGCTCTGCCTTTCAACTTGTAGGAG GAAGGGCAGCTGGGGAAATCTTCCAGAAAAATGCTATCCTGTCTAACCCAGTGGCTGGCGTGGTGGTGGGGATTCTGGTGACAGTCTTAGTCCAGAGCTCTTCCACATCAACCTCCATCGCAGTCAGCTTGGTGTCCTCTGGTT TGCTGGAAGTGCAGTCAGCCATTCCCATTATCATGGGAGCCAACATCGGAACATCAGTCACCAACACTATTGTTGCTTTAATGCAGGCTGGACACAGGGAAGAGTTTGAAAG GGCATTTGCTGGAGCAACAGTTCATGACTGCTTTAACTGGTTGTCGGTTCTGGTGCTTCTCCCTCTGGAAGTCGTTAGTGGAGTGTTAAGGCACCTGTCACAGGCTATAGTCAACATCCTTCAGCTGAGACGCGGAGATGATGCGCCTGAACTTCTGAAAGTTCTCACTAAGCCGCTGACTAAATTGGTAATCCAG TTGGACAAATCAGTGCTTACAGCTCTGGCCACAGATGACCAAATTCAGACCAACAGGAGTATGGTGAAGCGTTGGTGTAAATCTGCTGTTACGAAG GGGAACAAAACATTGTGGGGAGCACAGAACCTTTcaagaaaaacatataaat GTAAGCATCTGTTCGTGGACTCCTCCCTGTCAGACTTGGCCATCGGTCTCATCCTGCTGGTCTGCTCCTTGTTAGTCCTCTGTGTCAGCCTCTTACTGCTGGTCAAACTGTTGAACTCCCTGCTAAGGGGCCAACTGGcaaatgttataaataaaatcattaacaCAG attttcctcccccttttacCTGGGTGACAGGTTATCTGGCTCTGTTAGCTGGAGCTGGGATGACATTTGTGATCCAGAGTAGTTCTGTTTTCACATCTGCCATTACACCACTCatag GGGTTGGTGTGATTAGTATTGAAAGGGCTTACCCTTTGACCCTGGGGTCCAACCTTGGAACCACGGGTACAGCTCTGTTAGCAGCCCTGGCTAGTCGTGCCGATAAGTTAGCTGCTGCcacacag gTTGCCTTATGCCACTTTTTCTTCAACCTCTTTGGTATCCTCCTTTGGTATCCGATACCAGCCACTCGTTTACCCATACGACTGGCCACTGCACTCGGAAAGTGCACTGCCAG GTACCGCTGGTTTGCTGTCCTCTACCTCGTCCTCTTTTTCCTGCTGTTCCCTTTGGTGGTGTTTGCTCTCTCCATGGCTGGCTGGAAGGTGTTGACTGGAATTGGTGTACCAGTCATGATATTGATTATATCTGTAATACTGATAAACCTCCTCCAAGCACGGAGGCCTGAGTTTTTGCCGCCAATACTGCAGAACTGGAACTTTCTTCCTGTTTGGCTCACTTCACTGCAGCCATGGGATAATCTCATTACCAGGGTGACTCTTTGGTGTGGACAAACTAGAG GGTGTCTAAGGAGAAATGATGGGCCAGACGCCAGTGGAAGAGGAGAATGGAAGGAGAACGCGGACTCCCCAGAGCCTGATGAGAgccaaataaatcaaacaaaacaatataacCGTAGTAGTTGGGTATTAAAACTCAATGAGgaaagcagaacaaagaaatCAACAAGGAGCTTGACTTCAGAAAACAACATGCCAAACTATGAGAAACACACAGACTTTCAGAATTGGTCCACTAAACTTTAA